The genomic region AAGTGGGCGACGTGCTTGACGCTGTGCAACGGTTGCTTGATGGCTTGGGTCAGCACCATCCTGGCCGAGGCCAATAGATCCTTTTTGCGTAACGCGATGATCGGGTTCAGCCCCAGGGTGTTTTCCGAGGCCTGGCGTTTCAAGTCATCGTTATTCTTGTTACTCATCTACGACGCTCCGTTGTCCGAAAGACGAGTACCGGCGATTGCTGCGCACCCAATTTCGATACACGACACCAGCCTGGTACTGCGACCCGGGTGACCGTTGATACCGCATCGTCAAATGCAGGGAACTTGCCAGTTCCATTGGTTACCCGAGTTTATTTTTTTTCGCAAGCGGGCCGATCATTGGCCTCGCGACAGGGCATTCAAGCAGATGAAATTAGAAAATGCCCTCTAAAGAGCAAGACGCCTGGGCTAGAGCATTAGCCGCACGACCGACTGGTTCGGGTCGCGGGTTTTTCCGGCCGCTTTGAGCTCGGCCAGGTAGTCGCTCCACAGTGCGTCCTGACGTACGGCCAGTTGGTAGAGGTAGTCCCAGGTGAACAGTCCACTGTCATGGCCGTCGTCGAAGGTCAATTTCAGTGCGTACTGGCCGGCCGGTTCGACCTTGTTCAACCTGACGTTGAGCTTGCCGAATTGCAGGATGGGTTTGCCGTGGCCCTGCACCTCAGCGGAAGGCGAGTGCACCCGCAGGAATTCGGCGGGCAGATGATAAACCTCGTCTGGGCTGTAAGTGAGGCCGAGGGTGTTGGAGGTTTTGTGCAGGTTTACAGCAGTCGGAAACTTGGCCATATGAGGTACTCCTGAATAAACCGGCTTAAAAATGTGGGAGGGGGCTTGCCCCCGATGACGGTGTGTCAGTCAGCTCATCTGATACTGAAACACCGCCATCGGGGGCAAGCCCCCTCCCACATTTGAAGCAAAGCAGTTCTGTGTGAGGCTTACAGGATATAACGAGACAAGTCTTCGTTCTGCGCCAATTCGCCCAGGTGGCTGTTGACGTAGTCAGCATCGATCTTGATCGCTTCGCCATTCTGCGCACCGGCCATGTCACCGGCACTGAACGACACTTCCTCAAGCAGGCGCTCAAGCAGGGTATGCAGGCGACGGGCACCGATGTTCTCGGTCTTCTCGTTGACCTGCCAGGCGATTTCCGCCAAACGCTTGATGCCGTCGGCTTGGAACTCGATACCCAGGCCTTCGGTTTTCAGCAGCTCACGGTATTGCTCGGTGAGCGATGCGTGAGGCTCGCTGAGGATGCGCTCGAAGTCGCCCGGGGTCAGTGCCTTGAGTTCCACGCGAATCGGCAGGCGGCCTTGCAGCTCGGGCACCAGGTCGCTTGGTTTGCTCAGGTGGAAGGCGCCGGAGGCGATAAACAGGATGTGGTCGGTCTTGACCATGCCCAGCTTGGTGTTGACCGTGCAACCCTCGATCAGCGGCAGCAGGTCGCGCTGCACGCCTTCACGGGAGACATCGACGCCGCCGGAGTTACCGCGCTTGGCCACCTTATCGATCTCATCGATAAACACGATGCCATGCTGCTCGACAGCTTCCAGTGCCTTGGCCTTGAGTTCTTCCTCATTGACCAGGCGCCCGGCTTCTTCGTCGCGCACCAGCTTGAGCGCTTCCTTGACCTTGAGCTTGCGGCTTTTCTTCTTGCCCTTGCCCATGTTGGCGAACAGGTTCTGCAACTGGCTGGTCATTTCTTCCATGCCCGGCGGAGCGGAAATATCCACACCGGACACTTCGGCCACTTCGATCTCGATTTCCTTGTCATCCAGCTGGCCTTCACGCAGGCGCTTGCGGAACAGCTGGCGGGTGTTGGAATCCGAGGACGGTGCGGCGTCTTCGTTGAAACCCATGCGTGCCGGTGGCAGCAGGGCATCGAGGATACGTTCTTCAGCGGCGTCTTCTGCGCGGTGGCTGACCTTGGTCACTTCCTGTTCGCGCAGCATTTTCAGGGCAGCGTCGGCCAGGTCACGAATGATCGACTCGACATCGCGGCCCACATAGCCGACTTCGGTGAATTTGGTCGCTTCCACCTTGATGAACGGCGCATTGGCCAACTTGGCCAGGCGTCGGGCAATTTCGGTTTTACCGACACCGGTCGGGCCGATCATCAGGATGTTCTTGGGCGTTACTTCAACGCGCAGTTCTTCCGGCAGTTGCATGCGGCGCCAGCGGTTACGCAGGGCGATGGCAACGGCGCGCTTGGCATCGTCCTGGCCGATGATATGGCGATTGAGTTCATGGACGATTTCGCGGGGAGTCATGGACATAGTTGTTTGGCGGCCTCAAGCGAGAATAAGCCCAAGGCTTACTCGGCGAGGTCCTGCTCCTCAATGGTCTGGTTGTGGTTGGTGAACACGCAGATATCGCCGGCGATGCCCAGGGCGGTCTCGACGATTTCCCGGGCCGACAGGTCGGTTTTCTTCAGCAACGCACTGGCTGCAGCCTGGGCGTAGCCACCGCCGGAACCCATGGCGATCAGGCCGTGCTCAGGTTCTACCACGTCGCCATTGCCGGTGATGATCAGGGAAGCGTCTTTGTTGGCGACGGCGAGCATGGCTTCAAGGCGGCTGAGGGAGCGGTCGGTGCGCCATTCCTTGGCCAGTTCGACAGCGGCGCGCACCAGGTGGCCCTGGTGTTTCTCAAGCTGGCCTTCGAAGCGTTCGAAGAGGGTAAAGGCGTCGGCGGTAGCGCCTGCGAAGCCGGCAAGCACCTGGCCGTGGTACAGGCGACGCACTTTCTTCGCGTTGCCTTTCATTACGGTATTGCCCAGGGAAACCTGGCCGTCGCCGCCCATGACAACTTTGCCGTGGCGACGTACTGAAACGATGGTGGTCAAGGGGAGAGTCTCCACGCAGCGGGGCGAAAATGCCCTGATGGAAACTCATATGGGGGTGGCGGTGGGGATTTCAACCGTAGGACGGGTGCGCGGACGAGTGGTGTTTACTGGTCTGACACCCATTCAAGCACACCGCAAAACCAAATGTGGGAGGGGGCTTGCTCCCGATGGCGCGCTGTCAGCCAATGAATATGTTGACTGACACTCCGCTATCGGGGGCAAGCCCCCTCCCACATTTTTGATTTGTGTTGACCCCGAATCAGCGACTCTGGCGCTGTTGTAACAACAGGTTGCTGAACCCGGCGCCGGCCAATTGTTTCTGTGCCACGGTCAGTTGTTCGCGGTTGCTGAACGGCCCTACCAGTACGCGATACCAGGTTGCTTCCTTCACCGTGCCGGACTCCACCGTCACCGACTGGCCCAACAGGATGATCTGCGCCCGCACCCGGTCCGCATCCGCCTGTTTCGGGAACGAGCCCGCCTGCAGGAAGAACTTGGTCACCGGCGCGGCCTTGGTGGCAGCGACCGGCGGTGGTGGCGGCGGCGTGATCCCGGCCAGCGCGGCCTGGGCGCGGGCGGTGTCGATTTTCGCGGCTTCGGCAGGTGTCACCGGCGTGGTTGGCACTTGCGGCGTCGGCAGGGTCTTCTCCGGCACGGCATCAGGAGGCACGATCACTTCCGATTCCGGCAGCAGGGTGTAGAAGTCGTACTTCGGCTTCACCGGTGCAGTCGGGCTCGGTGCGGTCTTGTTGGCCTCGGCGATTTTCGTGGCCTTCTGCTGCTCCTGTTTGACGCGCTTGACGTCATCGCCCTGGCCAGGTTCGAGCTTCATCAAAAATACGATGAATGCGCCGACCGTGAGGCCGATAGCCATCCACAGCCAGCCCGGAATCGGCTGCTTCGCCGGGGCCTGGTAGCGGCTGGCGCCGCGCTTGGGTGCAGGTTTTTTCTTGGCAGCCAACTTACATACGCTCCAGAGTTTCCAGGCCCAAGAGTTCCAGGCCTTGCTTGAGGGTGCGTCCAGCCAGGGCGGCGAGGCGCAGGCGACTTTGTTTCTGGGCTTCGTTGTCGGCGGTCAGGATCGGGCAGTTCTCGTAAAAACTGGAGAACAACCCGGCCACTTCGTACAAATAGGTGCACAGGATATGCGGTGTGCCTTTCTCGCCGACGCTGTTGAGCACTTCGCCGAACTGCGCCAACTTGGCGGCCAGTTCCTCCTCATGGGCGGCATCCAGCACGATCTGGCCTTCGACTTCGCTGAAGTCCTTGCCCAGCTTGCGGAACACGCCCGCCACGCGGGTGTAGGCGTACAGCAGGTACGGTGCGGTGTTGCCTTCGAAGTTGAGCATCAGCTCGAAGTTGAAGCTGTAGTCGCTGGTGCGGTGTTTGGACAGGTCGGCATATTTCACCGCGCCAATACCCACCACGCGGGCGATGTTGCGCAGGTCGGCCTCGGCCAGCTCCGGGTTCTTTTCCTTCACCAGGTTGTAGGCGCGTTCCTGGGCTTCGGTGAGCAGGTCGATCAGCTTCACGGTACCGCCGTCGCGGGTCTTGAACGGGCGGCCGTCGGCGCCGTTCATGGTACCGAAACCCATGTGTTCCATATGCATCGGGTGGGTGACGAAACCGGCGCGGCGGGCCACTTCGAACACTTGCTGGAAGTGCAGGGCCTGGCGCTGGTCAACGAAGTACAGCGCACGGTCGGCCTTGAGCACGCCGCTGCGATAGCGCACGGCGGCCAGGTCGGTGGTGGCATAGAGGTAGCCGCCATCGGCCTTGACGATGATCACCGGCAGCGGCTCGCCGTCGGCGGTCTTGAATTCTTCGAGGAACACGCACTGTGCGCCGTTGCTCTCCACCAGCAGGCCCTTGGCCTTGAGGTCGTTGACTACGTTGATCAGGTCGTCGTTGTAGGCGCTTTCACCCATCACGTCGGCCATGGTCAACTTCACGTTGAGCAGCTCGTAGATTTCCTGGCAGTGGGACAGGGAAATTTCCCGGAAGCGGTTCCACAGCGCCAGGCACTCCTCATCGCCCGCTTGCAGTTTGACCACCAGGCCGCGGGCGCGGTCGGCGAATTCTTCGGATTCGTCGAAACGCTTCTTGGCGGCGCGGTAGAAGTTTTCCAGGTCGGCCAGCTCGTTGCTGGTGATCGGGTTTTCCTGCAGGTAGGCCATCAGCATGCCGAACTGGGTGCCCCAGTCGCCCACATGGTTCTGGCGGATCACCGTATCGCCGAGGAATTCCAGCACCCGGGCCACGCCGTCGCCAATGATGGTGGAGCGCAGGTGGCCAACGTGCATCTCCTTGGCCAGGTTCGGCGCCGACAGGTCAATGACCACGCGCTGGGCAGCACCAGCCTTGTGCGCACCGATGTTGGCATCGGCCAGGGCGGCGTCCAGGCGCGAAGCCAGGGCCTGGGTGTTCTGGAAGAAGTTGATAAAGCCCGGGCCGGCGATCTCGGCCTTGGTCACACTGGCGTCAGCCGGCAGCGCGGCAATGATTTTTTCCGCCAGGTCGCGGGGTTTCATACCGGCCGGCTTGGACAGCATCATCGCGATGTTGCTGGCGAAGTCGCCGTGGGTCTTGTCGCGGGTGTTCTCCACCTGGATCGCCGGCGACAGGCCTTCAGGCAACACACCTTCGTTGACGAGTTGGGTGAGGGCTTGTTGGATCAGCTGGCGAATGGTGTCTTTCATGGTGTTCTCTTTCGACCGCAAGCGGCGGCGCGCGATGCGCAGGTGGAAAAACTGGGCATTATCCGTGGCGAGGGCGAGCTTGCCAACCGTTCAGACTAGATGGCGGACCTGCGGGCCTCATCGCGGGCAAGCCCCCTCCCACATTTGAAGGTGTTCACATTTCAAAATGTGGATGGTGGCTTGCCTGTCAATACAAATCTACCGGGTCTACATCCAGTGACCATCGCACTTGTCGGCCGCTGGGTATTTGCTCCAGCTCAAGCATCCAGCGACTTAATAGCCGATGCAGCGGCGCACGGGAGGTTGCCTGCAAGAGTAGCTGAGCGCGATAACGTCCGGCGCGACGCTCCATGGGGGCGGGTACCGGCCCGAGCAATTCGATGCCGCTCAGACTCAATTCACCCAGCAAACCCTCGGCGGCACTGCATGCTTCATCC from Pseudomonas synxantha harbors:
- a CDS encoding gamma-butyrobetaine hydroxylase-like domain-containing protein; translated protein: MAKFPTAVNLHKTSNTLGLTYSPDEVYHLPAEFLRVHSPSAEVQGHGKPILQFGKLNVRLNKVEPAGQYALKLTFDDGHDSGLFTWDYLYQLAVRQDALWSDYLAELKAAGKTRDPNQSVVRLML
- the hslV gene encoding ATP-dependent protease subunit HslV, whose product is MTTIVSVRRHGKVVMGGDGQVSLGNTVMKGNAKKVRRLYHGQVLAGFAGATADAFTLFERFEGQLEKHQGHLVRAAVELAKEWRTDRSLSRLEAMLAVANKDASLIITGNGDVVEPEHGLIAMGSGGGYAQAAASALLKKTDLSAREIVETALGIAGDICVFTNHNQTIEEQDLAE
- the hslU gene encoding ATP-dependent protease ATPase subunit HslU, producing the protein MSMTPREIVHELNRHIIGQDDAKRAVAIALRNRWRRMQLPEELRVEVTPKNILMIGPTGVGKTEIARRLAKLANAPFIKVEATKFTEVGYVGRDVESIIRDLADAALKMLREQEVTKVSHRAEDAAEERILDALLPPARMGFNEDAAPSSDSNTRQLFRKRLREGQLDDKEIEIEVAEVSGVDISAPPGMEEMTSQLQNLFANMGKGKKKSRKLKVKEALKLVRDEEAGRLVNEEELKAKALEAVEQHGIVFIDEIDKVAKRGNSGGVDVSREGVQRDLLPLIEGCTVNTKLGMVKTDHILFIASGAFHLSKPSDLVPELQGRLPIRVELKALTPGDFERILSEPHASLTEQYRELLKTEGLGIEFQADGIKRLAEIAWQVNEKTENIGARRLHTLLERLLEEVSFSAGDMAGAQNGEAIKIDADYVNSHLGELAQNEDLSRYIL
- the argS gene encoding arginine--tRNA ligase; this translates as MKDTIRQLIQQALTQLVNEGVLPEGLSPAIQVENTRDKTHGDFASNIAMMLSKPAGMKPRDLAEKIIAALPADASVTKAEIAGPGFINFFQNTQALASRLDAALADANIGAHKAGAAQRVVIDLSAPNLAKEMHVGHLRSTIIGDGVARVLEFLGDTVIRQNHVGDWGTQFGMLMAYLQENPITSNELADLENFYRAAKKRFDESEEFADRARGLVVKLQAGDEECLALWNRFREISLSHCQEIYELLNVKLTMADVMGESAYNDDLINVVNDLKAKGLLVESNGAQCVFLEEFKTADGEPLPVIIVKADGGYLYATTDLAAVRYRSGVLKADRALYFVDQRQALHFQQVFEVARRAGFVTHPMHMEHMGFGTMNGADGRPFKTRDGGTVKLIDLLTEAQERAYNLVKEKNPELAEADLRNIARVVGIGAVKYADLSKHRTSDYSFNFELMLNFEGNTAPYLLYAYTRVAGVFRKLGKDFSEVEGQIVLDAAHEEELAAKLAQFGEVLNSVGEKGTPHILCTYLYEVAGLFSSFYENCPILTADNEAQKQSRLRLAALAGRTLKQGLELLGLETLERM
- a CDS encoding SPOR domain-containing protein — protein: MAAKKKPAPKRGASRYQAPAKQPIPGWLWMAIGLTVGAFIVFLMKLEPGQGDDVKRVKQEQQKATKIAEANKTAPSPTAPVKPKYDFYTLLPESEVIVPPDAVPEKTLPTPQVPTTPVTPAEAAKIDTARAQAALAGITPPPPPPVAATKAAPVTKFFLQAGSFPKQADADRVRAQIILLGQSVTVESGTVKEATWYRVLVGPFSNREQLTVAQKQLAGAGFSNLLLQQRQSR